The window catgctcagaatgtgggaaatgttttcctcaCCAATCAAATCTGATtaaacatgagaaaattcacacaggagagaaaacatattcatgttcagaatgtgggaaatgttttgctgatAAATCAAATTtcattaaacatgagagaattcacacaggagtgaagccatattcatgtgcagaatgtgggaaatgttttgctcagaaatcacatctcattacacatgagagaattcacacaggagatatgccatattcctgttcagaatgtgggcaatgttttgcTATGAAATCAGAGCTCATTCCACATAAGAGAATTCACAaaagagagaagccatattcatgctcagaatgtgggaaatgttttgctcagaaatcacatcttattatacatgcgagaattcacacaggagagaagccatattcatgttcagaatgtgggaaatgttttgctgcaaaatcaaatctttatacgcataagataattcacacaggagagaagccatattcatgttcagaatgtgggaaatgttttgctgcaaaatcaaatctttatatacataagataattcacacaggagagaagccatattcatgttcagaatgtggaaaatgtttcgcTCGGAAAGCGGATTTtattatacatgagagaattcacgcaAGATTGAAGCCATAGTCATGAATAGAATGTCTGTTTATGTAAATATTAAGACTTTTGCTATCTGTTAATAAAGAGTTCATTTTATTTCATGGGTCATTACGGTTGTGTACGTTTTATGATGGATCATTTACAAACTTCATCTTTTTACGCacttttccttctaatttttgatgaggagaaaaaaccttttttttttttatagccaagTTGTACTCTATTCATCCATTTGTGTATTGCTTTAATGAGAGCAGAATCTAATTTGTTAAATCTACACTCCATTTTGTCTTTGTGGaatgggtacttctcacatagcaagatcgctgctgagtcccaggttttgtgacgcagcagtgacctcatcagcgatctcgctgtgtgtgacactaagcagcgacctgggccctgctgtgaaattgctgatcgttacacactgttctggttcattttttggtcgtcgggctccccTCTGGGCAacatgcatcggcgtgtttgactgcgggagaccaacgagcaccgactctgtgtaagcagcgtacactggtaaccagggtaaatatcaggagtgaagccatatggagagaaggtatgtacaccagtgactatgcaaggggaatacatgtaatagcagaaactgctgtgtgaatactggcctgaaaaatacaatagctacatgcaaaaatgagaaaatgagagtggaatctgcattactgccatgaaatatgaaagaagagaaatttagctattgaattgatcaattaaTCTTGTAGCCCAAGTATTCCCCAAATTTCTGAATAAAATCAAAAATATCTCCTAACTGTGCTAGTGGTCGTTACAGGAACAATTTGACTTCATCTGCAAAAAAAGCAATTTTGACTATATCTTTGCCTACTTTAATTCCGTCAAATAGATCAGTCTCCTCCACATATCTAGCAAAGGGTTTCATGGCCAGGTTAAATAGCAATGGCGACGTtggacagccctgtctggtccctttgtgtaggtaggtgaaaaggagcagagaggaatccaggagtatgtattcTGGCTGTAGGGCTGTTGTATTCCCTGTATACCCCGTCCAAGTatgttctaaatttgccttttaaattgaaAGTGTCCAGCGTCACCCCCAACCATTCCCAACTGAcgttatcaaatgctttctctgcatctaGAGTTAGTAGAGCTGGTCTGTCACCTGAGTGTTGCTGTCGTCCAACCACGTCCAACACTGTCAAAACTTTCCTTATGTTCTTAACTGCAGCCCTCCCTTTAACAAACCCcacctgagccggtttcaccaactGAGGAAGCACCCCTGCCAAACATTCAGCCATTATTTTAGACACAATCTTTTGGTCTAGGTCAATTAGTGAAATAGGTCTATAGGAGCCTGCCTCTAGGGTGTCCTTTCCTTGTTTCGGTATTACTTTGATGTAAGTCTCTTTGGATCTGACTGGAATGTCTCCCATTGTCAAAATGTTGTTGTCATAAGTAGTCAATGTCGGGGAAATCTTTTCTTTAAGTGCCTTATAAAACTCCCCACTATACCCATCAGGTCCGAGTGCCTTCCCATTCTGAAGATGACTAATAGTTTGCTTTACCTCCTGTTCCTTAATATCCGCATTAATTACATCCAACTGCTcctgtgtaaggggtactttacacattgcgacatcgctagcgatgccgagcgcgatagcacccacccctgtcgcacatgcgatatctggtgattgctgccgcagcgaacattatcgctactgcagcttcacacgcacatacctggtcggcgacgtcgcggggagggggaggtgcgttcgtcgtCAACGCAACGTCattcagcggctggccaatagaagcggaggggcggagatgagcgggatgtaacatcccgcccacctccttccttccgcattgccggtggatgcaggtaaggagatgtttgtcgttccagcggcttcatacacagcgatgtgtggtgctgcaggaacgacaaacaacatcgtatctgcaacaggagtgacattatgaaaatgaacgacgtgacacagatcagcgatttttgactgtttcacactcgttcatcgtcgctcctaggatttacacattgcgatgtcgctactggcgccggatgtgcgtcacaacaaccgtgacccccgacgatattttggtagcgatgtcgcaacgtgtaaaacaccCCTTAGTTTTGGGAGACATAAATGTTGGAAGAAGGATCTGCCCTCTGTTATGTTGGTGTGTGTGAGGATTTATATAGGTGTTTATAAAAGTCTTGTAGTACGGCATTTATGTTTTTGGGATCGGAAGTTACCTTCCTTGTCTATCTTTTATTCTGACTATGGGAGATACTTGAGAGCATTCCTTCGCCAATCTCGCCAATAATTTTCCCGCCTTGTTACCATATCTGAGTAACTCAACTTCTTGTCTAGTTCGATACATCTGCTCCCTTCTGTCTAAGCACGTCTCAAACTCTTGTTTGACCAGTTTCCAATGTTCTCTATTTTGAGCTGAGGGATTCTGCAAGAACTCTGTGTAAACATGTCTGAGTTTTGCACTCGATTCGGAATTCGGAATACCCCTCCTTCACCTTTTTCTTGAGGGAAGAGACATACATTAAAATTCAGCCTCTCAGCACCGTCTTTGCCGTGTTCCAAAACAGAGCAGGTTGATCTATGTGTTCTCTGTTGTCAAATATAAACTCCTCCCACCAACAGCGCAATTTGTCATTAAATCCCTCATCCTTCATAAGGTAGGCTGGAAACCTCCATATAAAGTCTATCCCCCTAACCACCTTGTCCGTCAGTTCAATACCCACTGGGGCATAGGCTGATATGACCAAATCATATATTTCAACCGATTTCAGTCTATTCAATAAACTCTGTGAGGTCAAAAGATACTTGATCCTTGACCAGGATTGGTGGACGTGGGAAAAATGAGTAAACTCTCTAGCGTTGGGATGTAGCCAGCGCCAGACATCCCTCAACCCAGTCTGGTTAAGAAGAgaagggagtgcgttttcttctctCTCAGGGGTCCTACTCTGGCTCCTTCTGTCCTGATCTATTTTATGTACTGTATTACAGTCACCGCCGGTGATTATCAGAGGTGAATTGTCAAGAATTATCTTCCTTTCTATATCGTCAAAGAAGGATTTATTTGAACTATTAGGACCATAGATGTTAtgtatacgaggggcgatccaaaagttatgataatcggttatttctattgcacacaggaattaaaataaaatgtttttttctctcttcggtacccactagtccaggaaaaaaaaatcacttaaataggccacgattcccgggagctacattcatttgaatatgaactgccgaggagtgaacatcaaaatggaaaaaacgagctcagagctgtcatcaaatacctctgcttgaaaaaaatgactaccaaagacatacacagcgacttggtggaaacattgggggactcttctcctccatattccacagttgcacgctgggccaaggaatttaacctgggaagaacatcgacggaagatgaacatcgtgaaggacgcccatccacgtccctcaatgaagaaaacgtgaaaaaagttgaagaagttgtattggcagattgaggagtgactatcaggcatgtagctgaggtcacagggatctcatatggcagtattcaaagaatccttgcaaaagaattgcatatgagaaaggtctccacgCATTGGGTGTCAAAAATGTTAactgacgagcaaaagaagaaacgagttaacatttcaatagcaaatctcgaaaagttccaagcagacaaggagaattttttgtcccatttttttgaccatggacgagacctggatccaccactttgatcccgaaactaaaccacaatcgatgacatggaaacgagccgacgaaccgacgctgaagaaattcaaagtgtcaagctcagcagggaaggttatggcgtccattttttgggacgctgaaggaattattatggtgtactatttggagaagggagccactattacgggctcctactacgcagaacaaataagaagattgcgggaggctatcaaggagaaaaggcacggcaaactgcgggctggagtgctgtttcaccaagataacgcgccggctcacaaagctgcagttgccatggcaaccattcaagaagcgggctttgaactggtggaacaccccccttattcgccagatctagcccccagtgacttttctctttcctcgcctcaaggaacacctccggggcaagaaatttgacgtcaATAGCgatgtgataaccgctgttggatttttttgagggtcaagatcaagatttttttttcgaagggaattctaagtttagaaaagagatggactaaatgtatagacttgttaggagactatgtcgaaaaatatatatattttttttattttattcattgtgtttattattgattatcattacttttggatcgcccctcttaGAATAGGTTTCTCCCCCATGATCTATAGTGACCCGGACCCATCTCCCCTGTTCGTCACACTCCTGGGACAATATCTGAAAAACAAAATTCCGGTGGAATAAGAGATGACTACCCCTGCATGTCTCCCCTGTGCTGCCGATCCCACTACAGTCCCAACCCAGAGTCTTTTAAGTCTGAAAAAATCCTCTTCTCCTAAATGAGTCTTCTGAAGAAGGATGATATCTGGGGAGAATCGTTTGAGGTGTCTCAATACCTTAGATCTTTTATGCGGGGACCTCAGGCCTTTTACATTCCAGGAAATGATAATCATAAGGGTCCTTGTGGAATCTCTTTACTACATTTTACTGGATGCTTGTGGAAGTGTTGCACAGCACTTGGAGTCTTTCAGTGACTCTTAAAAGAAAGGCGATGTTAGaagaagaagcaaaaaaaaaaccaagaaaaaCACAGCAAAGCAATCAACACTTAGTCAACAGTAACTTTAAATTCATAGTGCACTGTAGTGTGTTCCCAACTTTACACACCACCGAAAGTGCtctggacttcacttttttctgaagaTGAGAATGTGCTTGGTCACACAATCATAATAAAGAAGCTCATCTTGCACCAGAGGAAATAGATACAAAAGAATACCAGGGTGCCGTCCATATCTCTTACTTACCCCCACACaatttgactaaaggccgctttacacgctgcgatatcgttaccaatatcgctagcgtgcgtacccgcctccatcggttgagcgacacgggcaaatcgccgcccgtggtgcacaacatctcccagacccgtcacactacttacctgcctagtgacatcgctatgaccggcaaaccgcctcctttctaagggggcggtccgtttggcgtcaccgcaacgtcactaagcggccggccaatagaagcggaggggcggagatgagcgggacgtaacatcccgcccacctccttccttccgcattgcgggcgggacgcaggtaagataaggttcctcgttcctgcggtgtcacacgtaccaatgtgtgctgccgcaggaacgaggaacaacatcgttactgcaaaagcaacaatatttgagaatggacccccatgtcaccgatgagcgattttgcacgtttttgccacgatgca is drawn from Anomaloglossus baeobatrachus isolate aAnoBae1 chromosome 3, aAnoBae1.hap1, whole genome shotgun sequence and contains these coding sequences:
- the LOC142295782 gene encoding uncharacterized protein LOC142295782 isoform X2, which gives rise to MMSIQLFSGDDGTRSSKQNAKESESNKEAKPYSCSECEKCFAHKSNLITHERIHTGVKPFSCAECEKCFAQKSHLITHERMHTGEKPYSCSECGKCFAMKADLISHERIHTGEKPYSCSECGKCFAHKSALVNHGRIHTGEKPYSCSECGKCFSQQSHLITHERTHTGEKSYSCSECGKCFVEKSKLNRHERIHTGEKPYSCSECGKCFPHQSNLIKHEKIHTGEKTYSCSECGKCFADKSNFIKHERIHTGVKPYSCAECGKCFAQKSHLITHERIHTGDMPYSCSECGQCFAMKSELIPHKRIHKREKPYSCSECGKCFAQKSHLIIHARIHTGEKPYSCSECGKCFAAKSNLYTHKIIHTGEKPYSCSECGKCFAAKSNLYIHKIIHTGEKPYSCSECGKCFARKADFIIHERIHARLKP
- the LOC142295782 gene encoding uncharacterized protein LOC142295782 isoform X1 → MQDAADTMEKGEMDVRSDERSRDLSTDDGTRSSKQNAKESESNKEAKPYSCSECEKCFAHKSNLITHERIHTGVKPFSCAECEKCFAQKSHLITHERMHTGEKPYSCSECGKCFAMKADLISHERIHTGEKPYSCSECGKCFAHKSALVNHGRIHTGEKPYSCSECGKCFSQQSHLITHERTHTGEKSYSCSECGKCFVEKSKLNRHERIHTGEKPYSCSECGKCFPHQSNLIKHEKIHTGEKTYSCSECGKCFADKSNFIKHERIHTGVKPYSCAECGKCFAQKSHLITHERIHTGDMPYSCSECGQCFAMKSELIPHKRIHKREKPYSCSECGKCFAQKSHLIIHARIHTGEKPYSCSECGKCFAAKSNLYTHKIIHTGEKPYSCSECGKCFAAKSNLYIHKIIHTGEKPYSCSECGKCFARKADFIIHERIHARLKP